One Mycolicibacterium pulveris genomic region harbors:
- a CDS encoding alpha/beta fold hydrolase, producing MTAFERKTVLVDGLLTSYLEAGQGDPVILLHGGEFGVSAELGWERNIAALARHHRVLAPDMLGFGGTAKVIDFNDGRGMRIRHIARFCAEMGVDSAHFVGNSMGAVNLFVDTTSDSPRLPVRSMVTICGGGEIQPNEFSAALYDYDATLEGMRRIVGALFYSPAYPADEAYVQRRYQSSIAPGAWEALAAARFRRPGLEPPPLPSSRRAYDRIAVPTLVVEGGGDKLLPPGWAAEIAGQIRGARSAVVADAGHCPQIEQADIVNELLLEFLAEHKVASG from the coding sequence GTGACGGCCTTCGAGCGCAAGACCGTACTTGTCGACGGGCTGCTGACCAGCTATCTCGAAGCCGGGCAGGGTGATCCGGTGATCTTGCTGCACGGCGGGGAGTTCGGGGTCAGCGCGGAATTGGGCTGGGAACGCAACATCGCCGCGTTGGCCCGACACCACCGCGTGCTGGCGCCCGACATGCTCGGCTTCGGCGGAACGGCCAAGGTCATCGACTTCAACGACGGCCGCGGCATGCGGATCCGTCACATCGCGAGGTTCTGCGCGGAGATGGGTGTCGACTCCGCGCACTTCGTCGGCAATTCGATGGGCGCGGTCAACCTGTTCGTCGACACCACCTCGGACTCGCCGCGACTGCCGGTGCGCAGCATGGTGACGATCTGCGGCGGCGGCGAGATCCAACCCAACGAGTTCTCCGCGGCGCTATACGACTACGACGCCACGCTGGAGGGGATGCGCCGCATCGTCGGTGCGCTCTTTTACAGCCCGGCCTATCCCGCCGACGAGGCCTATGTGCAGCGGCGCTACCAGTCCAGCATCGCGCCGGGGGCCTGGGAGGCGTTGGCGGCGGCAAGGTTTCGGCGCCCCGGCCTGGAGCCGCCGCCGCTGCCGTCGAGCAGGCGTGCGTACGACCGCATCGCGGTGCCGACGCTGGTGGTGGAGGGCGGCGGTGACAAGCTGCTACCGCCCGGCTGGGCCGCCGAGATCGCCGGCCAGATCCGCGGTGCCCGCTCGGCCGTCGTGGCCGATGCGGGACACTG